A window of the Henckelia pumila isolate YLH828 chromosome 3, ASM3356847v2, whole genome shotgun sequence genome harbors these coding sequences:
- the LOC140888290 gene encoding protein Brevis radix-like 4, with product MPTACMSSSNGRSLEVVEKLKKPIFETLSSQIKRMALSAYSHCNPCRRNPEELQPRNGSFSAGVELDEFRRSNCSSTAGKKELEGKVIPAAATDRRVNQAVFEEESQPKEWVAQVERGVLINFLSLPGGNNELKRIRFSKEMFDKRKADKWWAENYENLMELYNVKRRTLLHGPNECTPSSDNIHDSMLQSPSSRDLYGIVLSTPITLRRDSESAEWVERDEPGVYITIRALPHGRRELRCIRFRREQFRENEARLWWEENRERINKQYL from the exons ATGCCCACTGCATGCATGTCAAGCTCCAACGGCCGCTCGTTGGAGGTTGttgaaaaactcaagaaaccCATCTTCGAAACCCTTTCTTCTCAG ATCAAGCGCATGGCATTGAGTGCGTACAGTCACTGTAATCCATGCAGGAGAAACCCGGAGGAGCTGCAGCCGAGGAATGGAAGCTTCAGTGCTGGCGTGGAGTTGGACGAATTCCGGAGGTCGAATTGTAGCTCTACGGCGGGGAAGAAGGAGCTGGAAGGGAAAGTGATTCCGGCGGCGGCGACAGATCGACGGGTGAACCAGGCGGTGTTCGAAGAAGAGAGCCAGCCGAAGGAGTGGGTGGCTCAGGTGGAACGTGGTgttctaattaattttttgtccTTGCCGGGTGGCAACAATGAACTGAAGAGAATTCGATTCAG TAAAGAGATGTTCGACAAAAGGAAAGCCGATAAATGGTGGGCcgagaattatgaaaatttgatgGAATTGTACAATGTGAAGAGACGAACATTACTACATGGACCAAATGAATGCACCCCTTCATCGGATAATATTCATGACTCGATGCTGCAGTCCCCATCCAGTAGAGATCTTTATGGTATTGTACTCTCAACTCCAATCACTCTCCGACGTGATTCGGAATCTGCAGAATGGGTGGAGCGGGACGAGCCCGGTGTGTACATCACTATACGCGCTCTACCCCATGGTAGAAGAGAACTCAGATGTATCAGATTCAG GCGAGAACAATTTAGGGAGAATGAGGCGAGGCTATGGTGGGAAGAGAACAGAGAAAGGATTAACAAACAATACTTGTGA